The following are from one region of the Gammaproteobacteria bacterium genome:
- a CDS encoding phosphatase PAP2 family protein, which translates to MKGTMWGVPAIAVILALIVLSMGANQPLFLSLNRLSQLTGDVLWANLTILGDGLVVFVLVLLFAGRRPDVVWALILTALLASVAAPVLKALIGGGRPAAVLPLESFHIIGPVLQSGSFPSGHTMAVFAFTGAVSLLINRAWLTALLVLVATSTGLSRIVVGAHWPLDVLGGAAIGWLCAVGGIALARRWEWGLREGAQRVFAVVLVLAALVLLGGYDSRYEQAVWFQRIIAVMCLLLAVPDLVWLFRRKR; encoded by the coding sequence GTGAAGGGCACAATGTGGGGCGTGCCCGCCATAGCCGTAATCCTTGCGTTAATCGTGCTTTCAATGGGCGCGAACCAGCCGTTGTTTTTGTCGCTTAACCGGCTCAGCCAGCTTACCGGCGATGTACTGTGGGCCAATCTGACGATTCTTGGTGATGGGCTGGTGGTGTTTGTGTTGGTGTTGCTCTTTGCAGGGCGGCGCCCTGATGTGGTGTGGGCGTTGATTCTGACTGCGCTGCTCGCGTCCGTAGCGGCCCCGGTCTTGAAGGCGCTGATCGGCGGCGGGCGTCCGGCGGCGGTGTTGCCGCTGGAGAGTTTTCACATCATTGGGCCGGTGCTTCAGTCCGGCTCGTTTCCCTCCGGCCATACTATGGCAGTCTTTGCATTTACGGGGGCAGTGAGTCTGCTGATTAATCGTGCCTGGCTGACGGCGTTGTTGGTGCTTGTCGCGACGTCCACGGGATTATCCCGCATTGTGGTGGGCGCTCACTGGCCACTGGATGTTCTAGGCGGGGCGGCGATAGGCTGGTTGTGCGCGGTGGGCGGAATCGCTTTGGCGCGGCGCTGGGAATGGGGGCTACGGGAAGGTGCGCAACGGGTTTTTGCAGTGGTGTTGGTTCTTGCTGCGCTGGTATTGTTGGGGGGCTATGACAGCCGGTATGAGCAGGCAGTCTGGTTTCAACGGATTATTGCGGTGATGTGTCTGTTGCTGGCGGTGCCGGATCTGGTCTGGCTTTTCCGGCGGAAGAGGTAG